The DNA window ACCGCGAACCGTCTGTTATGCGGATGAGACGGGGCGGCGGCTCTGGAATCCCACCTTCAAAGCCTTCGCCGACTATTGGGGCTTTGAGCCGCGCGTGTGTCGGCCCTATCGGGCCCAGACCAAGGGTAAGGTCGAATCCGGCGTGAAATATCTGAAACGGAACTTTCTGCCGGGACGAACGTTTGTCGATCTGGTGGACTTTCAAACCCAACTTGACGAATGGACCGCGACAATTGCCGACCGCCGCATCCATGGCACGACGCATGAGGAGCCACTCGTCCGGTTTGCGCGAGAACGCAACCACCTGGTCCCGCTGGCGGACCAGCGCGCCTTCCAGCAGGAGGCGCGCGTCTCACGGATCGTGGCCGAGGACTATTTGGTCAGCCTGGCGACGAACCGCTACTCCGTGCCCTTCCGGCTCATTGGTCAGCGGGTTGAAGTGCAACGACGGGGGGACACGGTCCACATCTTTCACCGTGACCAAGAGATCGCGACGCACCCGGTGCTCCCGGGCCAGCACCAATTCCGAATCCAGCCCGAGCACGGCCCTGGAGCCAGTGCGCGTCTCGCCCGCCACCGTCGGTCCACGGTGAGCGATCGGTCCCCTCGCCCCGATGCCTTGCCGGAGGTCGAAGTGCGGGATCTGGCCTGGTACGAGGCGGTGTGTGAGCGCACGGCGTCGCAGGAGGGGCGGCCATGAACGCGGCGCAACTGGAACGGCTCCGTGACCAACTCACGCGCCTACGGCTCTTGAAGAGTCGGGAGCGGCTGGAGGCCCTCTTACAAGAAGCGGCCGTCAAGGAGCTGCCCTATGCCGACTTCCTCGACCAGGTGCTCGGCGAAGAAGTCGCGTCCAAGACCGCGAAGAACATTGCGATGCGGACGAGTTTGGCGCGATTTCCATTCGTCAAGAGTCTGGAGGTCTTCGACTTCAGCTACCAGCCTTCGTTGGATAAGAAGCAGATTCAGCAGGTGGCGACCTGCCACTTCATCGAGCACGGCGAGAATGTCGTGATCTTGGGGCCGCCCGGTGTGGGCAAAAGCCACCTGGCCATCGGGCTAGGGCTGCAAGCCATTGCCCAGGGCTATCGGGTGTTGTTCACGACAGCCGCCGCCATGATCGCTACGCTGACTCGGGCGCTCACGGAGAATCGGCTGGAGGACAAGCTGAAGCTCTATACCATTCCCCGGTTGCTGATCATTGATGAGATCGGCTATCTGCCCATTGACCGCACCGGGGCCAACTTGTTCTTTCAGCTCATCTCACGCCGCTATGAGAAGGGGCCGATGATTTTGACCAGTAACCAGAGTTTCGGGGCTTGGGGCGAGGTGTTTGGCGACCGGGTGCTGGCGACTGCGATCCTGGATCGGGTGCTCCACCACGCGATCACCATCAACATCCGGGGCCATTCCTACCGGCTGAAGGAGAAACTCAAAGCCGGACTTGTGCGGGTCGAAGAAGCGTCAACGACAACCTAACGGGGTGGGGAATTTTCGATGACCATAACTGGGGCAATTTGGATGACCCTTGACACCAGCGCATTGATCAGCGCCTGGAACAGCTCTGGGCACTCGCCACACGGGCCAGTCGCACGCCGCGCGAGCCAGCGCCCCGGCCGCCGCAGCCTCGGGCGAGTACGCCGTGGCGTGGCTGGACCTTCAGCCCCAATGTCCCGCGCCAGAACCAGACCCTACGCGGCACAGGACGCTCATAAGTGAGGCTACTCCGGCATGGACGCCAGGGCGATCGTTGATCCTGGGCCACATACAGCGGTCGATTTCCCAGACGGACCGCCCCAAAGATGCTCCTGTGTGCAAGGAGCGATGAGCCGCTCGGTAAGATTCACAAATGACCCAACGATCCCCCGGTAGGTAAGATTTTTAAATGGCTTGATAGGCGAGACGAGCTAGAAAGTGTTCAGCCTAGAAGTGGTATGATGTGACTTGAATCGTATGGCAATTATGAAAAAAGGGAGGAGTAGTATGCCAAAGCAGGTGACATGGCCGACGGGGCAGAGCCATGGGTTGATCGCGACTGGAATAGGGGTGTTGCTACTGGGTACTGGAGGCTGCGCCGGCGAAGCGCCGAAACCTTCGCCGACAGTGACGCAAGACCAAGTTCGAAGCAATGCCGACAAAGCGTTCGAAAAGCTCAAACAAGAGGAGAAGAATCATGCTGTCGACTCCGGAGTGGTTCGTTACTGAATAGTGTTGATCGCCCGGCGTGAGAGTTGTCGCAAGGGTTTTAGCAGCGGCAGTTCCCATAACAACCTGTGGTGGGCGCGTTGTTCCACTCCGCGAGGCTCGTGAAAGGTTCTGAGGAGCATTGTCGAGACAATCAAGCGAAACAGGCCGGAAAGAAAGAAGATAAACGGGAGATTGGAGGGAGGATCCAGAGTCAACGCCCCAATTTGCAAATGGAGTGGGACGGTGCTGATCAGCCAGCTTCCGATGACCGTTCCCATGGCCCACCCGATGGCGTTGACGATGCTTGAAATAGCGACCGCCTTCGCCCGATCCCTTGGCTGTACCGCATCAAAGACATAGTTATTCAACCCCAGTCCAAGTCCTGCCCATACTACGCCTCCAAGGAAGTTTAGGGTGACAAGAAACAGCCACGAAGTGCCGAGCAGGTACAACATCGGCAGGAACGCGACGAGTAGTCCGGTGAAAGAGAGCAACACCTTATTCCCAAAACGATCGCCGAACTGTCCCCAGGCTGGCAAGGTCAGGAATTGCCCGATGATACCGGCGGCCAGCCAGGTTCCATATTGCCAATGAGTGAGGTGAAGATCCTGGAGCAGGTAGATGACAAAGAACGGACCGGCAACCAGCACGGCAGAATGCATGAGCCCGGAAAACAGTAAGAAGTGGCGAAAATTGTCGGACATGCCGGTACGAAGAAAAGCCAGAAAACTCGTCGGGTGGCTACCTGACTCATGTGATGGTAAGCCGCGTACCTTCACCAGCATGAGAGCCGACGCACTACGGCAGAGGCCAGCTACGAGGAACATCACGGCAAAGCCGACCCAAAGGAGTTGTTGATGCTCGAAGAAGGTCAGCAAGGATCCGGCCAGGCAGAGTGCGAGAAAACTGGTCATTGCAACGGTTCGTGATCGTCGAGCAAAGTACGTACCCCGTTCGTTTGGTTTGAGCAAGTCAGTGATGAGACTATTCCAGGCAGGAGAGGTGAAATGAGTGAAGGCGAAATACACAGCGACGGTGGCGATGAGTAGCCACGCCCCTTGGTCAGGCCAGATCAACGGCAGCGCAAGAATGGGGATCCAGGCGACAGATTGTCCGATGATGCCCCAAAACACTTGGGAGGCTCGGCTGGGGAACCGGTGTGAGATTTTGACTGAAATCAACTGAGCCCATGTACCCAAGAGTTGGGGAATAGCGGAGAGGAGACTTAACTGGAATGGTGTCGCGTGGAGGAACAGAGCAAAGGCCGAGAGATACTGCTCACCTCCCCCTTGGGCAACGGCTTGGAACAGCCCATCACGAATGCCATAGCGCCGACCGGACTCGTGTGGATCTATAGAAGCAGGATGACTGTCAGGAACCTGTTCTGCTGAATCCGGCGGTGCTGGGTGGGCTGTCATCATCCTTAAGCCAAAAGCACTCTACCATAGAATGGATAGCGCACAAGGATTCATCGGATGATCACGGAGGTAATTGACCACTGCAATGCCTCTCAGTACGATGCGTCCCTGCCTGATGATGTTTCGGCAGGAATATTGGCCACAGGCCAGGTTGCTGATTGAGACAACAGCTGTTTCATGTTGGGAAGCCAGGTCGGCATGATGCACGTTATCAGGAAGGATGTTGTGCCCGTCTCGTCTCAGGATGAGAAAGAGCTGAGATAAATATAGGAAGAAAGGGACTCATGGGAGAGCGCGTGAGGATTACCGATTCTGAAAAGTTGAGCTTATTGTATGAGCGATTTCGGGATGTCTGTTTGGTTGAAAAGGAGGTTTGGAAGGAAATCTTCATGCCTCGCGATGTAGCACAGGGTCCGGTCAGGACGAATATTCAGGATCGATATGAGGTTGAAATTGACGATCCGGAGATCGAGGCTGTGCTTGATGCGAACATCGTCCTGGGAGCGGCCGCCTTGTGGGCGGCCGTCCAGGAATATCGCGAACACATCAGGTTTTACCGAATGCGGTGATGCTCATTAGACCGGCAGCCGCTGCAAGGCTGCGATCCGCTCCTCGATCGGCGGATGAGTAGCGAAGAGGTGCATGAATCCAGATGACTTGCCCGAGATCTTAAAGGTCGCCAGGGGATCTTGCGTGCCGTATTCGGGCTGCGCTCTGGTGACCCACCGATTGATCCCCTCCAAGGCTGAGATCATTGCTCCCTTACCATACACCCGCGCGGCGAATGCGTCCGCACCGAATTCCCGCCGACGAGAATGCCAGCTGATCACCAGCATGGCCAGGAATGACAAAACGATTTGGAGGAAGATATACACCACAAAAGCGAGGATAGGATTTCCCGCACTCCCTTCCTCTCGGTCTCCCTGAGGTTGCCCAACCAATTGTGCCAGGAAGTTGCTGATGTAGTAGACGAACGTGTTCATCAATCCGGCAAGCACGGTCGTCGTAAACATGTCTCCGTTATAGACGTGTCCCATCTCGTGGGCGAGAACCGCCTTGACCTCATCTTCTTTGAGATTCTGCAGCAAGCCGGTCGAAACAGCCACCATCGAATTGTTCTTACTCGGGCCGGTGGCAAATGCATTGGGGTCCGGCGACTCATACACCCAGACTTCCGGCATGGTGATGTGAAGCCGTTGAGCAATCTCCTGGACGGAGCCGTAAATCACATGCTCGGCATGTGACCGCGGCTGAGTGATTTGCTGACAGCTCAGCATCGCTCGCGCCATCTGCTTGGAGAATGCCAAGCTGATGAACGCGCCACCGAACCCGAGCACCAACGACCAGACCAATAGCTGCTGATTGAAGACTCCCCGCACATCGATTCCGAACGCCGGCAGAACCACGTTTATCAACAGATTGGCCGTGAACGACAGCGTGATATAGATCAGAAAATTTGCAATCAGGAACAGGCCAATACCTTTAAGCCACTTCATTGAAATCCTCCTTCGCGATAAGCTTTCGCCTACGCACTCAACCAAAGACGGAACCGGCCATATTATACACAAACTGTTCTTCAGAGTTGCAGTCTTCAGCGATCATTGATTTCATCAAATAAGAACGTGTTGCTAAAAGTCAAGACGCTCGAAGTCGCTGAAAGTACGGGGCAAAGTTGACCCATCTCAGCCCTTCCTGTTAGAAAGTTCTCATGGAGGTCAGTCGGAAGTCTTTTGGCGTGCTTGGTATGGTGGGATGGTTCATGGCCGCACTCGTCGCGGTCGGACAGGCCGCTGACGGCTCAGAGCCTGACCTACCGATCGTTGTCCCAATGTCGCCGGATGGCGTTCAGCGCGCCACGGTCATCCTTGACAGCTATTCCTATTCGCCGAACCATCTGGTTGTGGAAAACGGGAAGCCGGTGGAGCTGACTCTGACGAGTGTCACAATGATTACGCCGCATAACTTTATCATGAAAGACTCAGCCGGCAGCTTGTTGGTCGAACAAGATGTCGGAGCTGGGAGGACCGTCGTGGCCAGATTCGTCCTGACTCAACCTGGTCTCTTTCCGTTCTTTTGCGACAAACGATTGTGGCCCATACCGAGCCATAGAGACAAAGGAATGGAAGGAATACTGGAAGTCAAATGATGCCTACCGCCGCTTCAAGAGAGGAACTGCTTCGCGAGCTGCTCAGACGTGTGTCTCGCCTTTTTTACACGACGTTAGTGATCGTGC is part of the Nitrospira sp. genome and encodes:
- the istB gene encoding IS21-like element helper ATPase IstB; translated protein: MNAAQLERLRDQLTRLRLLKSRERLEALLQEAAVKELPYADFLDQVLGEEVASKTAKNIAMRTSLARFPFVKSLEVFDFSYQPSLDKKQIQQVATCHFIEHGENVVILGPPGVGKSHLAIGLGLQAIAQGYRVLFTTAAAMIATLTRALTENRLEDKLKLYTIPRLLIIDEIGYLPIDRTGANLFFQLISRRYEKGPMILTSNQSFGAWGEVFGDRVLATAILDRVLHHAITINIRGHSYRLKEKLKAGLVRVEEASTTT
- the htpX gene encoding protease HtpX — encoded protein: MKWLKGIGLFLIANFLIYITLSFTANLLINVVLPAFGIDVRGVFNQQLLVWSLVLGFGGAFISLAFSKQMARAMLSCQQITQPRSHAEHVIYGSVQEIAQRLHITMPEVWVYESPDPNAFATGPSKNNSMVAVSTGLLQNLKEDEVKAVLAHEMGHVYNGDMFTTTVLAGLMNTFVYYISNFLAQLVGQPQGDREEGSAGNPILAFVVYIFLQIVLSFLAMLVISWHSRRREFGADAFAARVYGKGAMISALEGINRWVTRAQPEYGTQDPLATFKISGKSSGFMHLFATHPPIEERIAALQRLPV
- the istA gene encoding IS21 family transposase, whose translation is MVDQERWAEIRRLRHEERGSISGIARRLDLDRKTVRRSLQQTTWQPYRRAAMTETLLTAHADFVRTRASQVNYSARILYQELRASHEYIGSYETVKRGVAPLREGQLQAERALLRFETPPGQQSQIDWGQATVPFRAGPTVVHVFVLTLGFSRRGFYYACADERLAQFLEAHERAFAHFGGHTREHLYDRPRTVCYADETGRRLWNPTFKAFADYWGFEPRVCRPYRAQTKGKVESGVKYLKRNFLPGRTFVDLVDFQTQLDEWTATIADRRIHGTTHEEPLVRFARERNHLVPLADQRAFQQEARVSRIVAEDYLVSLATNRYSVPFRLIGQRVEVQRRGDTVHIFHRDQEIATHPVLPGQHQFRIQPEHGPGASARLARHRRSTVSDRSPRPDALPEVEVRDLAWYEAVCERTASQEGRP
- a CDS encoding MFS transporter is translated as MMTAHPAPPDSAEQVPDSHPASIDPHESGRRYGIRDGLFQAVAQGGGEQYLSAFALFLHATPFQLSLLSAIPQLLGTWAQLISVKISHRFPSRASQVFWGIIGQSVAWIPILALPLIWPDQGAWLLIATVAVYFAFTHFTSPAWNSLITDLLKPNERGTYFARRSRTVAMTSFLALCLAGSLLTFFEHQQLLWVGFAVMFLVAGLCRSASALMLVKVRGLPSHESGSHPTSFLAFLRTGMSDNFRHFLLFSGLMHSAVLVAGPFFVIYLLQDLHLTHWQYGTWLAAGIIGQFLTLPAWGQFGDRFGNKVLLSFTGLLVAFLPMLYLLGTSWLFLVTLNFLGGVVWAGLGLGLNNYVFDAVQPRDRAKAVAISSIVNAIGWAMGTVIGSWLISTVPLHLQIGALTLDPPSNLPFIFFLSGLFRLIVSTMLLRTFHEPRGVEQRAHHRLLWELPLLKPLRQLSRRAINTIQ
- a CDS encoding cupredoxin domain-containing protein — its product is MEVSRKSFGVLGMVGWFMAALVAVGQAADGSEPDLPIVVPMSPDGVQRATVILDSYSYSPNHLVVENGKPVELTLTSVTMITPHNFIMKDSAGSLLVEQDVGAGRTVVARFVLTQPGLFPFFCDKRLWPIPSHRDKGMEGILEVK